The Deinococcus metalli genome includes a window with the following:
- a CDS encoding molybdopterin-dependent oxidoreductase, which translates to MTQPDLPADGVYFRACNLCEAICGLRLTVEGGRVTDVRGDPDDPLSRGHICPKGTALPDLHADPDRLKRPLRRVGDAWEELEWDAALDFVAARLSAVRDAHGPDAVASFQGNPSVHNSGTLLSASAFLKAIGSRNRFTATSTDQLPHHFAGAEMFGHPLLLPIPDIDRTDFFLMLGANPAASNGSILTAPGMRGRLKAIRERGGRVVLFDPRRTESAALATEYHPIRPGTDALLLLGLLNVIFVEFLERLGHLETFTDGLEALRQAAAPYTPVAVAPATGVPADVIRGLARDFARAERAVAYGRIGLSVQSFGGLSQWLVNALNIVTGHLDTPGSAMFPRPAFDLLLRARAGEVHHGRYTSRVRGLPEFDHELPNVTMAEEMLTPGDGQVRALVTIAGNPVLSTPDGARLDRALAGLDFMVSIDPYLNETTRHAHVILPPATGLEVGHYDVIFHHFAVRNTARYSDPVFPIGPDQRYDHQIFAGLTERLTGKAGTSPEARLNLGLKHGPYATSVEDLRAHPHGIDYGPLTPCLPERLLTAGGRVHLAPAAMLADLPRLHATLRAPVPPLVLIGRRDLRSNNSWMHNTPRLMRGPARCTVQLHPHDARGLQDGQDVTVQSRVGAVTVPLEITEDVMPGVACLPHGFGHGRVGVRLAVAQAHAGASVNDLTDPERVDALTGNAALNGVPVTVRAAVTEAMSAD; encoded by the coding sequence ATGACCCAGCCCGACCTGCCCGCCGACGGCGTGTATTTCCGCGCCTGCAATCTCTGCGAGGCCATCTGCGGCCTGCGCCTCACGGTCGAGGGTGGCCGCGTGACCGACGTGCGCGGCGACCCCGACGACCCCCTCAGCCGCGGCCACATCTGCCCCAAGGGCACGGCGCTGCCGGACCTGCACGCCGACCCCGACCGCCTGAAACGCCCGCTGCGCCGCGTGGGCGACGCCTGGGAGGAACTGGAGTGGGACGCCGCGCTGGACTTCGTGGCCGCGCGCCTGAGCGCCGTCCGGGACGCGCATGGCCCGGACGCCGTGGCGAGCTTCCAGGGCAACCCCAGTGTGCACAACAGTGGCACGCTGCTGTCGGCCAGCGCGTTCCTGAAGGCTATCGGCAGCCGCAACCGCTTCACCGCGACCAGCACCGATCAGTTGCCGCACCACTTCGCGGGCGCGGAGATGTTCGGCCACCCGCTGCTGCTGCCCATCCCGGACATCGACCGCACGGACTTCTTCCTGATGCTGGGGGCGAATCCGGCCGCGAGCAACGGCAGCATCCTGACCGCGCCGGGCATGCGCGGGCGCCTGAAGGCCATCCGCGAGCGCGGCGGGCGCGTGGTGCTCTTCGACCCGCGCCGCACCGAGAGCGCCGCCCTTGCCACCGAGTACCACCCCATCCGGCCCGGCACCGACGCGCTGCTGCTGCTGGGGCTGCTGAACGTGATCTTCGTGGAGTTCCTGGAACGCCTGGGGCACCTGGAGACCTTCACGGACGGCTTGGAGGCGCTGCGGCAGGCGGCGGCCCCCTACACGCCGGTAGCAGTCGCGCCCGCCACGGGCGTGCCGGCGGACGTGATCCGCGGCCTGGCGCGCGACTTCGCGCGGGCGGAGCGGGCGGTCGCCTACGGCCGTATCGGGCTGAGCGTGCAGAGCTTCGGGGGCTTGTCGCAGTGGCTGGTGAACGCGCTCAATATCGTCACCGGACACCTCGACACGCCGGGCAGCGCGATGTTCCCCCGCCCCGCCTTCGACCTGCTGCTGCGCGCCAGGGCCGGCGAGGTGCACCACGGGCGCTACACGTCGCGGGTGCGGGGCCTGCCGGAATTCGACCATGAACTCCCGAACGTCACGATGGCCGAGGAGATGCTCACGCCGGGCGACGGGCAGGTGCGCGCACTGGTCACCATCGCCGGCAATCCGGTGCTGTCCACGCCGGACGGCGCGCGCCTCGACCGGGCGCTGGCGGGCCTGGACTTCATGGTCAGCATCGACCCCTACCTGAACGAGACAACCCGCCACGCGCACGTGATCCTGCCGCCCGCCACCGGTCTGGAGGTCGGGCACTACGACGTGATCTTCCACCACTTCGCGGTGCGCAACACCGCCCGCTATTCCGATCCGGTGTTTCCCATCGGGCCGGACCAGCGCTATGACCACCAGATCTTCGCGGGCCTCACGGAGCGCCTCACCGGCAAGGCGGGCACGTCGCCCGAGGCCCGCCTGAATCTGGGCCTGAAGCACGGCCCGTACGCCACCAGCGTCGAGGACCTGCGCGCCCACCCGCACGGCATCGACTACGGCCCGCTGACGCCGTGCCTGCCGGAGCGCCTGCTGACCGCAGGCGGCCGCGTGCACCTCGCGCCCGCCGCGATGCTGGCCGACCTGCCGCGCCTGCACGCCACGCTGCGCGCCCCAGTGCCGCCCCTGGTGCTGATCGGCCGCCGCGATCTGCGCAGCAACAACTCCTGGATGCACAACACGCCCCGCCTGATGCGCGGCCCCGCGCGCTGCACCGTGCAGCTCCACCCGCACGACGCCCGCGGCCTTCAGGACGGCCAGGACGTGACCGTGCAGTCGCGCGTGGGCGCCGTGACCGTGCCGCTGGAGATCACGGAGGACGTGATGCCGGGCGTCGCGTGCCTGCCGCACGGCTTCGGCCACGGGCGGGTCGGCGTACGCCTCGCGGTCGCGCAGGCCCACGCGGGGGCCAGCGTGAACGACCTGACCGACCCGGAGCGCGTGGACGCCCTGACCGGAAACGCCGCCCTGAACGGCGTGCCGGTCACGGTGCGCGCCGCCGTGACCGAGGCGATGTCCGCCGACTGA
- a CDS encoding BMP family ABC transporter substrate-binding protein, with amino-acid sequence MKRPLLATLTLLSTTMTLAPTAQAQAGGKLKACFVYTGPVGDGGWTYAHEQGRLITQKALPWLDSSTVESVPEGQAMPVLDKLVARGCQVIFTTSYGYMDDTLAAAKKYPNVIFAHNAGYKRAPNMATYMADFYQVFYVNGLIAGALTKTGKVGFLGTFPIPELKRHLDGFALGVRAANPKANVNVTWINSWFDPTKAREAAEALISGGADVLTSSEDSATGLQTIASKKLPGFSHYNSMIKYAPDYTVSGQLVHWDKIYIDFLTKVHSGTYTTKNLQNVDYWWLLNKGAVEVGADYGMVVNPKWTAQLKAATMTVNGKKMSVYDRVTQVLADMSKPTPTFDPFTGPIKDRNGVLRVPAGKTVSVADLNTLSWVVPGVVGQVADEPKK; translated from the coding sequence ATGAAACGACCCCTGCTCGCCACCCTGACCCTGCTGAGCACCACCATGACCCTCGCCCCCACCGCCCAGGCCCAGGCGGGCGGGAAACTCAAGGCCTGCTTCGTGTACACCGGCCCGGTCGGGGACGGCGGGTGGACATACGCGCACGAGCAGGGCCGCCTGATCACGCAGAAGGCCCTGCCGTGGCTGGACAGCAGCACCGTCGAGAGCGTCCCCGAGGGCCAGGCGATGCCGGTGCTGGACAAACTCGTGGCGCGGGGGTGCCAGGTGATCTTCACGACGAGTTACGGCTATATGGACGACACGCTGGCCGCCGCGAAGAAGTACCCGAACGTGATCTTCGCGCACAACGCCGGATACAAGCGCGCGCCGAACATGGCGACGTACATGGCGGACTTCTATCAGGTGTTCTACGTGAACGGCCTGATCGCCGGGGCGCTGACCAAGACCGGCAAGGTGGGCTTCCTGGGCACCTTCCCCATTCCGGAACTCAAACGCCACCTCGACGGCTTCGCGCTGGGCGTGCGCGCCGCGAACCCGAAGGCGAACGTGAACGTCACGTGGATCAACTCGTGGTTCGATCCGACCAAGGCCCGCGAGGCCGCCGAGGCCCTGATCTCGGGCGGCGCAGACGTCCTGACCAGCAGCGAGGACAGCGCCACCGGCCTCCAGACCATCGCCAGCAAGAAGCTGCCGGGCTTCAGCCACTACAACTCCATGATCAAGTACGCGCCGGACTACACGGTCTCGGGGCAGCTGGTGCACTGGGACAAGATCTACATCGACTTCCTGACCAAGGTGCACAGCGGCACGTACACCACCAAAAACCTCCAGAACGTGGACTACTGGTGGCTGCTGAACAAGGGCGCAGTCGAGGTCGGCGCGGACTACGGCATGGTCGTGAACCCCAAGTGGACGGCGCAGCTCAAGGCCGCGACCATGACCGTGAACGGCAAGAAGATGAGCGTGTACGACCGCGTGACGCAGGTGCTGGCCGACATGAGCAAGCCCACGCCCACCTTCGATCCCTTCACCGGGCCGATCAAGGACCGCAACGGCGTGTTGCGCGTGCCCGCCGGCAAGACCGTCAGCGTGGCCGACCTGAACACGCTGTCGTGGGTGGTGCCCGGCGTGGTCGGCCAGGTCGCGGACGAACCCAAGAAGTAG
- a CDS encoding nucleoside deaminase — protein sequence MTSTPTETDLHFLRQVIALSGQARAQGHHPFAALVVDDRGEVVAEAVNGSRPPEGDPTRHAELVAVAQAARRLDPAQLRRCTLYSSAEPCAMCAGAAYWCGVGRVVYALSEARLLTLTGSHPENPTLALPCREVFARGQRAVEVLGPALEDEAAAVHVGFWD from the coding sequence GTGACCAGCACGCCCACCGAGACCGACCTGCACTTCCTGCGGCAGGTCATCGCCCTGAGCGGGCAGGCCCGCGCGCAGGGCCACCATCCCTTCGCGGCGCTGGTCGTGGACGACCGGGGCGAGGTGGTGGCCGAGGCCGTGAACGGCTCGCGCCCGCCGGAGGGCGATCCGACTCGGCACGCCGAACTTGTCGCGGTGGCGCAGGCCGCCCGGCGGCTGGACCCGGCGCAGCTGCGCCGCTGCACGCTGTACTCCAGCGCCGAACCCTGCGCGATGTGCGCCGGGGCCGCGTACTGGTGCGGCGTGGGCCGGGTGGTGTACGCCCTGTCGGAGGCCCGATTGCTGACCCTGACCGGCAGCCACCCCGAGAACCCCACCCTGGCCCTCCCCTGCCGCGAGGTGTTCGCCCGCGGGCAGCGGGCCGTCGAGGTGCTCGGCCCCGCGCTGGAGGACGAGGCCGCCGCCGTGCACGTGGGTTTCTGGGACTGA
- a CDS encoding glycosyltransferase has product MRAVRAALAFLAVKGVILGINALCFPRLRPRPLAPRPRVSLLVPARDEAQTLPVTLPGVLAQGAAEVIVLDDHSADGTGDVARSLGARVLPGQPLPPGWVGKSWACQQLAQAATGDVLIFTDADVRWHPGALDAVVHDLNTSGADLLTVLPRAEGLRGGARLLTPLVDVVVLTWLPYPLLQLPFRLATTAHGAVMAFRAPAYRALGGHAAVRTELLEDTQLARHLKAAGGRVAQALGQELIGIRMYGDYAQSVAGFSKNARGVHLDSRALMLLLAAVHLGVYTLPWLLPARTRGHRLLRALGLLERTAVNVIVGRRSPADLAEGLLSPLTPLAALPAYRRALRRTVEWKGRRYPS; this is encoded by the coding sequence CGGCCACGTCCCCTGGCGCCGCGCCCGCGCGTGTCGCTGCTGGTGCCCGCCCGTGACGAGGCGCAGACCCTGCCGGTCACGCTGCCCGGCGTGCTGGCGCAGGGCGCGGCCGAGGTCATCGTGCTGGACGACCACAGCGCCGACGGCACCGGGGACGTGGCGCGGTCGCTCGGCGCGCGTGTCCTGCCGGGGCAGCCCCTCCCGCCGGGCTGGGTGGGGAAGTCCTGGGCGTGCCAGCAACTCGCGCAGGCCGCGACCGGCGACGTCCTGATCTTCACGGATGCCGACGTCCGCTGGCATCCCGGCGCGCTGGACGCCGTGGTGCACGACCTGAACACCTCAGGCGCGGACCTGCTGACGGTGCTGCCGCGCGCGGAGGGCCTGCGCGGCGGCGCGCGGCTGCTGACCCCGCTGGTGGATGTGGTCGTGCTCACGTGGCTGCCGTATCCGCTGCTCCAGCTGCCGTTCCGGCTCGCCACCACCGCCCACGGCGCGGTCATGGCGTTCCGCGCCCCTGCGTACCGGGCACTCGGCGGGCACGCGGCCGTACGGACCGAGCTGCTGGAGGACACCCAGCTCGCCCGGCACCTCAAGGCGGCGGGCGGCCGGGTGGCGCAGGCGCTCGGGCAGGAGCTGATCGGCATCCGCATGTACGGCGACTACGCGCAGTCCGTCGCGGGTTTCAGCAAGAACGCGCGCGGCGTTCACCTGGACTCGCGGGCGCTGATGCTGCTGCTGGCGGCGGTGCACCTGGGTGTGTATACCCTGCCGTGGCTGCTGCCCGCCCGCACGCGCGGCCACCGGCTGCTGCGGGCGCTGGGCCTGCTGGAACGCACGGCCGTGAACGTCATCGTGGGTCGCCGCTCGCCCGCGGACCTCGCCGAGGGCCTGCTCTCGCCGCTGACGCCGCTGGCCGCGCTGCCCGCGTACCGCCGCGCCCTGCGCCGCACCGTGGAGTGGAAGGGGCGGCGCTACCCGTCCTGA